The Oncorhynchus mykiss isolate Arlee chromosome 20, USDA_OmykA_1.1, whole genome shotgun sequence genome includes a region encoding these proteins:
- the elovl5 gene encoding elongation of very long chain fatty acids protein 5 has product MEAFNHKLNTYIDSWMGPRDERVQGWLLLDNYPPTFALTLMYLLIVWLGPKYMRHRQPVSCQGLLVLYNLALTLLSFYMFYEMVSAVWQGGYNFYCQDTHSAGETDTKIINVLWWYYFSKVIEFMDTFFFILRKNNHQITFLHIYHHASMLNIWWFVMNWVPCGHSYFGASLNSFIHVLMYSYYGLSAVPAIRPYLWWKRYITQGQLIQFFLTMSQTICAVIWPCGFPRGWLFFQIFYMASLIALFSNFYIQTYKKHRVSQKKAYHQNGSVDSLNGHANGVTPTETITHRKVRAD; this is encoded by the exons ATGAACGGGTACAGGGATGGCTGCTGCTAGACAACTACCCTCCAACCTTTGCACTAACACTCATGTACTTGCTGATCGTATGGCTGGGGCCCAAGTACATGAGACACAGACAGCCGGTGTCTTGCCAGGGCCTCCTGGTGCTCTACAATCTGGCCCTCACTCTATTATCTTTCTATATGTTCTATGAG ATGGTGTCTGCTGTGTGGCAAGGGGGTTATAACTTCTACTGCCAAGACACACACAGTGCGGGAGAAACAGATACCAAG ATCATAAATGTGCTGTGGTGGTACTACTTCTCCAAGGTCATAGAGTTTATGGACACCTTCTTCTTCATCCTACGGAAGAACAACCATCAGATCActtttctgcacatctaccaccaCGCTAGCATGCTCAACATCTGGTGGTTCGTCATGAACTGGGTGCCCTGTGGTCACT CCTACTTTGGTGCCTCCCTCAACAGCTTCATCCATGTCCTGATGTACTCTTACTATGGGCTCTCTGCTGTCCCGGCCATACGGCCCTATCTATGGTGGAAGAGATATATCACACAAGGCCAGCTG ATTCAATTCTTTTTGACCATGTCCCAGACCATCTGTGCAGTCATTTGGCCATGTGGTTTCCCCAGAGGCTGGCTGTTTTTCCAAATATTCTATATGGCCTCGCTTATTGCCCTTTTCTCAAACTTCTACATTCAG ACTTACAAGAAACACCGTGTTTCCCAAAAGAAGGCGTATCACCAGAATGGCTCTGTTGATTCCCTGAATGGCCATGCGAATGGGGTGACACCCACGGAAACCATTACACACAGGAAAGTGCGGGCGGACTGA
- the fbxo9 gene encoding F-box only protein 9, whose product MAESVINSLGIVEDQDGENGSTDDANLHVELNVFRAQWMSELKPNSASNGGNRGLSSRAADLKRKQELAREEKARELFLKAVEEEENGAVYEAIKYYRRAMQIVPDIEFKINYSRSPDPDGGNENDMDGEIEDLLAYFHQQLTLQDNSLKICVPEVDIAQMHISALPPEVLMYIFRWVVSRDLDLRALEQLSLVCRGFYICARDPEIWRSACLRAWGRSCTKLVPFNSWREMFLERPRVRFDGVYISKTAYIRQGEESLDGFYRAWHQVEYYRYLRFFPDGQVMMLTTPEDPLVTVPRLRSRNTRVESIMCGHYRLSQDTDNQTKVFVVVSKRKEEKVAEYQRISRFCRRNPAAPETEHSFHVGLQLSSGGRQSFNKLNWIHHSCHITYRSTGETVVTAFDLDQMYASFYFARVKSYTAFSERPL is encoded by the exons ATG GCTGAAAGCGTTATCAACTCTCTTGGCATTGTAGAAGATCAAGATGGAGAGAATGGAAGTACTGATGATGCAAACCTCCAC GTGGAGCTGAATGTGTTCAGGGCCCAGTGGATGTCTGAACTGAAGCCCAACTCTGCGTCCAATGGGGGGAACCGAGGACTGTCGTCAAGAGCTGCAGACTTGAAAAGAAAACAGGAACTGGCCCGGGAGGAAAAA GCCAGAGAGTTGTTCCTTAAAGCTGTTGAGGAAGAAGAGAATGGAGCTGTTTATGAAG CAATTAAGTACTATCGCAGGGCAATGCAGATTGTGCCTGACATTGAGTTCAAAATCAACTACAGTCGTTCCCCTGATCCAGATGGCGG CAATGAGAATGACATGGATGGTGAAATAGAGGATCTATTGGCCTACTTCCATCAGCAGCTCACTCTGCAAGACAACTCTCTGAAGATATGTGTTCCTGAGGTGGATATAGCTCAGATGCACATCTCAG CCCTGCCCCCAGAGGTCTTGATGTACATCTTCCGTTGGGTTGTGTCCCGTGATCTGGACCTGCGTGCCCTGGAGCAGCTCTCCTTAGTCTGTAGAGGCTTCTACATTTGTGCTAG GGACCCAGAGATTTGGCGTTCGGCCTGTCTGAGAGCGTGGGGCCGGAGCTGTACCAAACTGGTGCCCTTCAACTCCTGGAGGGAGATGTTTCTTGAGAGGCCACGTGTGCGCTTTGATG GTGTTTACATCAGCAAGACGGCATACATCCGTCAGGGAGAGGAGTCCCTTGATGGATTCTATAGGGCTTGGCACCAAGTGGAGTACTACAG ATATCTGCGTTTTTTCCCTGATGGCCAAGTCATGATGCTGACCACACCTGAGGACCCACTGGTGACTGTTCCCCGTCTACGTAGCAGGAACACCAG GGTGGAGTCCATTATGTGTGGTCATTATCGTCTGTCGCAGGACACAGACAATCAAACCAAAGTCTTTGTTGTTGTCTCCAAGAGAAAAGAAGAG AAGGTGGCAGAGTACCAGAGAATCTCTCGGTTCTGCCGGCGGAACCCAGCGGCGCCCGAGACAGAACACAGCTTTCACGTGGGACTGCAGTTGTCCTCCGGGGGGCGCCAGAGCTTCAACAAGCTGAATTGGATCCACCATTCCTGCCACATCACCTACAG ATCCACCGGCGAGACAGTTGTCACTGCCTTCGACTTGGACCAGATGTACGCATCCTTTTACTTTGCGCGCGTGAAGAGCTACACAGCATTTTCTGAACGCCCATTGTAG